Proteins from a single region of bacterium:
- a CDS encoding glycosyltransferase family 39 protein gives MNYYKLPYLIFTLASIAIGFFFAHKISNSSASRHQKSPQIIGNDLFLLIFAILGGTLLRIYGVDFGLPRAYHPDELQKATLLSKMVKNQTIDPNYAALPPLLLYLSWFVAQPLEWLNYPEGNSVVRYLLSGRIVNVITGSLSIYLIYCIGRRLSSSFTGVLAALFLAFSPLHVTNSRYMKEDALFVFFTLACVLAVLKAIQAGKLRYLYFAGFLAGVSFGAKYTGLVTIACVLAVPWLKSERLTFKPDLTLLKHSLAATLLMPVGFLATMPYVFLSLDRFTFLYYGIRTESLHAMRGHLGLVIDAWSQFWMYHLSTGLIPGVSLLVLTFALLQTGITLRDLETKFLLIVGGMLIFYIPPEWAVSKPPPQPDRYVLACVPFIALLAAEFIRRLNLEIFNFKLISANQEKFRTGLLSLTLLFPLLSTLKYTSEIYNDTRKQASNWLAGNMPPQTKVIVAGGTVYLPPIPSNIIDVTIRDFAKATKRDRKPMIEKLKSSEYQYLIVSDFDAKRFDPYKPKRKSRFAIGLRAEVDKTFRIVKQFRSKYGSYGFHHPVVTIYQLKS, from the coding sequence ATGAATTATTACAAGTTGCCGTACCTAATCTTTACGCTTGCCAGTATTGCGATCGGCTTTTTTTTCGCACATAAAATTTCAAATAGCAGCGCAAGCCGTCACCAAAAATCTCCACAAATAATCGGTAACGATTTGTTCTTATTAATTTTTGCAATTCTTGGCGGCACTTTGCTACGTATTTACGGTGTTGATTTTGGACTACCACGTGCTTATCACCCAGACGAACTGCAGAAAGCTACACTGCTAAGTAAAATGGTAAAAAACCAAACAATTGACCCCAATTACGCAGCACTCCCCCCACTACTGCTTTATCTTAGTTGGTTTGTTGCCCAACCACTTGAATGGTTGAACTACCCCGAGGGAAATTCAGTTGTCCGCTACCTACTCTCAGGTCGAATCGTGAATGTAATTACCGGCTCACTCTCAATCTATCTTATTTATTGCATCGGTAGACGCCTCTCTTCTAGTTTCACTGGAGTCTTAGCTGCCTTATTTTTAGCTTTTTCGCCGCTACATGTAACCAATAGTCGTTACATGAAAGAAGATGCGCTCTTTGTGTTTTTTACACTGGCCTGCGTGCTTGCGGTATTAAAGGCGATTCAAGCGGGGAAATTAAGGTACTTATATTTTGCTGGCTTTCTTGCCGGAGTTTCTTTTGGGGCAAAATATACTGGTCTTGTTACGATTGCCTGCGTGCTTGCAGTGCCCTGGTTAAAATCAGAACGTTTAACATTTAAGCCTGATTTAACTCTCCTCAAGCATTCGCTTGCTGCCACACTCTTGATGCCTGTCGGCTTTTTGGCAACCATGCCTTACGTATTTTTGTCGTTAGACCGTTTTACTTTTCTTTATTACGGCATTCGCACCGAGTCTTTGCATGCCATGCGTGGGCACCTTGGATTAGTGATTGACGCTTGGTCTCAGTTTTGGATGTATCATCTCTCAACTGGCTTAATTCCAGGAGTGTCTTTATTAGTCTTAACTTTTGCACTTTTACAAACTGGTATCACGCTTAGAGATTTAGAAACAAAATTCCTACTGATCGTTGGCGGAATGCTGATTTTTTATATCCCTCCCGAGTGGGCAGTCTCGAAGCCACCACCACAGCCTGACCGTTATGTCTTAGCATGTGTACCATTTATTGCCTTACTTGCCGCTGAATTTATTCGGCGGTTAAATCTTGAAATCTTTAATTTCAAGCTGATCTCAGCAAATCAAGAAAAGTTTAGAACGGGACTGCTCTCACTTACTTTGCTTTTTCCACTTTTAAGCACCTTGAAATACACTTCAGAAATTTATAATGACACGCGCAAGCAAGCAAGTAACTGGCTTGCCGGAAATATGCCTCCACAAACGAAAGTTATTGTTGCAGGGGGGACTGTTTATCTGCCACCTATTCCTAGCAACATCATCGATGTGACAATCAGGGATTTTGCGAAGGCAACTAAACGTGATCGAAAGCCGATGATTGAAAAGTTAAAATCCTCTGAGTATCAATATTTAATTGTCTCTGATTTCGATGCTAAACGTTTCGATCCTTATAAACCGAAGCGCAAGAGCCGTTTTGCTATTGGACTGCGCGCAGAGGTTGATAAAACTTTTCGCATCGTGAAGCAATTTCGCTCGAAATAC
- the sufB gene encoding Fe-S cluster assembly protein SufB: MSIAASDIKEDYKYGFKDPENAIFKARKGIDHEIIDQICDHKGEPDWMREFRHKALDIFFSKPMPNWGGIEYLKELNFEDTYYYLKPVEKQGRTWDDVPADIKRTFDKLGIPEAERTVLAGVGAQYESEVVYHSLKKEWEEQGVIFLDTDSALKQHPELFREYWATIVPPDDNKFAALNSAAWSGGSFIYVPPGVKLDLPLQAYFRINAEKMGQFERTLIIIDEGAYAHYIEGCTAPTYSSDSLHSAVVEVIVKKGGRFRYSTIQNWATNVYNLVTKRAVAHEDAVMEWVDGNLGSKLTMKYPAIYLVGERAHGEVLSVAMATQVQHLDAGAKVVHVAPNTTSEIISKSISKDQGRSSYRGLAKVYEGATGAKVSVECDALLIGDQCRTDTYPYIEVYEPTAEVGHEASVSKISEEQMFYLQSRGLSEEQARSMIVRGFIEPIAKELPLEYAVELNRLIELEMEGSVG, translated from the coding sequence ATGTCGATAGCCGCCTCAGATATTAAAGAAGATTATAAGTATGGATTTAAAGATCCTGAAAATGCCATATTTAAAGCACGCAAGGGTATCGATCATGAGATTATAGATCAAATTTGCGATCACAAAGGCGAACCCGACTGGATGCGTGAATTCAGACATAAAGCCCTTGATATCTTTTTTTCTAAGCCAATGCCTAACTGGGGCGGGATTGAATATCTCAAAGAACTTAATTTCGAAGATACATATTACTACCTTAAACCGGTTGAAAAGCAGGGCCGCACTTGGGATGACGTTCCTGCAGATATTAAACGCACTTTCGATAAGCTTGGAATTCCTGAAGCAGAACGCACAGTCCTTGCTGGTGTGGGTGCACAATACGAAAGTGAAGTTGTTTACCACTCACTCAAAAAGGAATGGGAAGAGCAGGGCGTAATTTTTCTTGATACAGATTCTGCACTCAAGCAACATCCAGAACTTTTTAGAGAATATTGGGCGACGATCGTGCCCCCAGATGATAATAAATTTGCGGCACTAAATTCTGCTGCTTGGTCAGGCGGAAGTTTTATTTATGTGCCTCCTGGCGTAAAGCTCGATCTTCCTTTGCAAGCATATTTTAGAATCAATGCAGAAAAAATGGGGCAGTTTGAGCGCACCTTAATTATTATCGATGAAGGTGCTTATGCGCATTATATAGAAGGCTGCACAGCTCCAACCTATAGCTCAGATTCTCTCCACTCTGCAGTGGTCGAAGTGATTGTGAAGAAAGGTGGTCGCTTCCGTTATTCAACAATCCAAAACTGGGCAACAAATGTCTACAACCTTGTAACTAAGCGTGCCGTTGCTCACGAAGATGCGGTGATGGAGTGGGTTGATGGTAACCTTGGTTCCAAGCTGACGATGAAATATCCTGCAATTTATCTAGTTGGTGAGCGTGCCCACGGAGAAGTTCTCAGTGTTGCCATGGCAACTCAAGTTCAACATCTCGATGCGGGTGCTAAGGTTGTGCACGTTGCACCGAACACAACATCGGAAATTATTTCTAAATCAATTTCCAAAGACCAGGGACGCTCTTCTTATCGTGGCCTTGCTAAGGTTTATGAAGGCGCAACTGGAGCCAAAGTCTCAGTTGAATGCGATGCGCTCTTAATTGGAGATCAATGTCGCACTGATACTTACCCATACATCGAGGTCTACGAGCCAACTGCAGAAGTTGGCCACGAAGCAAGCGTTTCTAAAATCTCCGAAGAGCAGATGTTTTATCTACAAAGTCGTGGACTTTCTGAAGAACAAGCACGCTCGATGATCGTGCGCGGCTTTATTGAACCAATTGCTAAAGAGCTTCCACTGGAATACGCGGTAGAACTAAATCGACTGATTGAGCTTGAAATGGAAGGCTCAGTTGGTTAG
- a CDS encoding AAA family ATPase produces MAQRKSNANEAVFFTPDDSGATLARTAGHKIFGHRETVLQLEKQVAEQRTPHALLFSGPLGVGKRAVAQHLARKLLRAENLEHHPDFFVVSLEEGKKDIPAETIRALISELQLKPFHAANNPAACRVAIIDQAQRMSNAAISALLKTLEEPTAHTHIILISDSAHRLIETIISRCQLFHFGLLAKADLENLLKSLLPEEKQISKALLQLLEGSVAPLNLGGLVNLRSLQLENPKNISKHLIDLEAAVSDIALQIDQFFKANFSPTSCLRISTYLAQSKERLTLAWPLLRAKLREQFLSHDARPISEVSYQLVQTQQLIEDRNAQAELQLNEFFLNTRTLLN; encoded by the coding sequence ATGGCGCAGAGAAAATCAAATGCAAACGAAGCTGTTTTTTTTACCCCAGACGACTCTGGCGCAACGCTTGCGAGAACTGCTGGGCATAAAATTTTTGGGCATCGTGAGACCGTTCTACAGCTAGAGAAACAAGTTGCGGAGCAACGCACACCACATGCACTTTTATTTTCTGGGCCTCTTGGTGTTGGGAAACGTGCCGTCGCCCAGCATCTGGCAAGAAAATTACTCAGAGCTGAAAATTTAGAACATCATCCTGATTTCTTTGTGGTTAGCTTAGAAGAAGGGAAAAAGGATATTCCTGCTGAGACAATTCGCGCCCTAATTAGCGAACTACAACTTAAGCCATTTCATGCAGCAAATAACCCGGCGGCCTGTCGGGTTGCAATTATCGATCAAGCCCAACGCATGTCAAACGCTGCCATAAGTGCCTTGCTCAAAACTTTAGAAGAGCCAACTGCCCATACACACATTATTTTGATTTCTGACAGCGCACACCGATTAATTGAAACAATCATCTCACGCTGCCAATTGTTTCATTTTGGTCTACTCGCGAAGGCCGATCTCGAGAACTTACTCAAAAGCCTGCTGCCTGAGGAAAAACAAATCAGTAAAGCACTACTGCAATTACTTGAAGGTTCAGTTGCGCCGCTTAATCTAGGTGGCTTAGTTAATCTACGCAGCCTCCAGCTGGAAAACCCCAAAAATATCAGCAAACACTTAATCGACCTAGAAGCAGCTGTTTCGGATATCGCATTACAAATTGACCAATTCTTTAAAGCTAATTTCAGTCCAACTAGCTGTTTACGCATCAGCACCTACCTAGCGCAAAGCAAGGAGCGCTTGACGCTGGCTTGGCCATTACTGCGGGCGAAATTGCGTGAACAATTCTTAAGCCATGATGCTCGGCCGATTTCTGAAGTTAGTTATCAGCTAGTTCAAACTCAGCAGTTGATTGAAGACCGTAACGCTCAAGCTGAACTCCAACTCAACGAATTCTTTCTAAATACTCGCACTCTTTTGAATTAA
- the metG gene encoding methionine--tRNA ligase — protein MTSNYYVTTPIYYANGHPHLGNTYTTTLADMLTRFYKFMGKETFFLTGTDEHGDKVHQAAVKAGKTPQAFTDDVSNLFISTWKELGFEYDRFIRTTDEDHKELVKTILQQIYDQGDIYFGEYGGLYCVGCERFLTEKELIDGKCPDHQTAPQFVEEKNYFFKMSKYQDRLIKHLTEVQPDFIRPERYRNEVLALLREPLEDLCISRPKSRLTWGIELPFDPNYVTYVWFDALINYLTGVNYPGGKNYQKFWKNCEHLIAKDIVKPHGVFWPLMLMAANIPLYEHLTVHGYWITPTGKMSKTVGNVVNPLEIKTEFGMDVFRYYIFREMVFGLDGTFSRESLETRYNADLANNLGNLVSRSLAMCTQYRESKVPTATKNSAALGNLPERAEAMVKESIALFEDRELHRALERIWAFIDEVNIFIDRTKPWGLAKEEKLAQTPNTETLDAVLYSQLESIRIIAAMISFSMPETSKKIFKMLGFDEKSAAKEATVKSALEWGRLQSSSRLGEITALFPRIEKKKIVMEQTTAASQTTKEVKSEQTTETGLIEFDDFAKVSLRVGQILEASRIEKSDKLLKLKVDLGEQSGPRQILAGIGKHYDPEALVGRKVCAVTNLKPRKMLGHESQGMLLAASDEAGRLELVSPGTSLLPGSRIS, from the coding sequence ATGACCAGCAATTACTACGTAACCACACCGATATATTACGCAAACGGCCATCCGCATCTGGGCAATACCTATACGACCACACTAGCCGACATGCTCACGCGCTTTTATAAGTTCATGGGCAAGGAAACTTTTTTTCTGACCGGCACTGATGAACACGGTGATAAAGTCCATCAAGCCGCAGTTAAAGCTGGTAAAACCCCACAAGCATTCACTGATGACGTGAGCAATCTTTTCATCAGCACCTGGAAAGAACTCGGTTTTGAGTATGATCGCTTTATCCGCACAACCGACGAAGATCACAAGGAACTTGTAAAAACAATCTTGCAGCAAATCTATGACCAAGGTGACATTTATTTTGGTGAATACGGGGGCTTATACTGCGTAGGCTGTGAGCGTTTTTTAACCGAGAAGGAATTAATTGATGGCAAATGTCCTGACCATCAAACTGCGCCACAATTCGTTGAAGAGAAAAATTACTTCTTTAAAATGTCAAAATATCAAGACCGCTTAATCAAGCACTTGACCGAAGTTCAACCTGATTTCATTCGACCGGAAAGATATCGTAATGAGGTCTTAGCGCTCTTACGTGAGCCGCTCGAAGATCTTTGTATCTCACGACCGAAATCACGTTTAACCTGGGGCATTGAATTACCCTTTGACCCAAACTACGTAACCTATGTTTGGTTTGATGCGCTGATTAATTATTTAACTGGAGTTAATTATCCAGGCGGCAAAAATTACCAGAAATTCTGGAAGAATTGTGAGCATTTAATTGCTAAAGATATCGTCAAGCCGCACGGCGTTTTTTGGCCGCTGATGCTAATGGCCGCAAATATTCCCTTGTATGAGCATCTGACAGTTCACGGCTATTGGATTACTCCAACCGGAAAAATGTCAAAAACCGTAGGCAACGTCGTCAATCCACTTGAGATCAAAACTGAATTTGGTATGGACGTATTTCGCTACTACATTTTTCGCGAAATGGTTTTTGGACTAGACGGTACATTTAGTCGCGAATCTTTAGAAACACGCTACAACGCTGACCTGGCAAATAATCTTGGAAACTTAGTGAGCCGTTCACTTGCAATGTGCACGCAGTATCGTGAGTCGAAAGTTCCAACAGCCACAAAAAACAGTGCCGCATTGGGCAATTTACCTGAACGCGCTGAGGCGATGGTCAAAGAAAGCATTGCGCTTTTTGAGGACCGTGAACTTCACCGTGCACTGGAACGCATTTGGGCATTTATTGATGAGGTAAATATTTTTATCGACCGCACTAAACCTTGGGGACTAGCCAAGGAAGAAAAATTAGCCCAAACACCAAATACCGAAACTTTAGATGCAGTGCTTTATAGTCAACTTGAATCGATTCGTATTATTGCTGCAATGATTTCCTTCAGCATGCCTGAAACATCTAAAAAGATTTTTAAAATGCTAGGGTTTGATGAAAAATCAGCAGCAAAGGAAGCTACAGTAAAATCCGCCTTAGAGTGGGGGCGTTTACAGAGTAGCTCCCGCCTTGGAGAAATCACCGCACTTTTCCCCAGAATTGAAAAAAAGAAAATAGTTATGGAACAGACAACAGCAGCAAGTCAGACAACAAAAGAGGTAAAATCCGAGCAAACTACTGAGACAGGTCTCATCGAGTTTGATGATTTTGCCAAAGTTTCACTACGTGTTGGTCAAATTCTTGAAGCCTCGCGCATCGAGAAATCAGATAAGCTTCTTAAATTAAAAGTTGACTTAGGGGAGCAGTCAGGGCCACGCCAAATTTTAGCTGGCATTGGTAAGCACTATGATCCCGAGGCACTTGTCGGTCGTAAAGTCTGCGCCGTAACTAACCTCAAGCCGCGCAAGATGCTTGGCCACGAAAGTCAAGGCATGCTTCTTGCCGCAAGTGACGAAGCAGGACGTCTTGAGCTCGTAAGTCCAGGCACAAGTCTCTTGCCAGGTTCTCGCATTTCATAG
- a CDS encoding response regulator, whose translation MAGKGTIFVVDDDNHARSLVEMILKSKGYNAVCCINGQDALDKLKTTIPNLVLLDIMMPGLNGYDVLKAMKENPKTENIPVIMLTAKGQGDEIMEGYQHGADYYIPKPFTTEQLIYGISLYLP comes from the coding sequence ATGGCTGGAAAAGGAACGATTTTTGTAGTTGATGATGATAATCATGCACGCTCACTGGTTGAGATGATTCTAAAAAGCAAAGGCTACAATGCCGTCTGCTGCATCAACGGCCAAGATGCTTTAGATAAATTGAAAACCACTATCCCCAATTTGGTTCTTCTCGATATCATGATGCCCGGATTAAATGGCTATGATGTGCTTAAAGCCATGAAAGAAAATCCTAAAACAGAAAATATTCCCGTAATCATGCTCACTGCCAAGGGACAAGGCGATGAAATCATGGAAGGATATCAACATGGGGCAGATTATTATATCCCTAAACCATTCACTACCGAGCAATTAATCTATGGAATCAGTCTCTATCTCCCGTGA
- the tmk gene encoding dTMP kinase, with translation MFITLEGIEGSGKSTLAQALADKINARGKTTLLTHEPGATKLGQALRRMLLDHDTSTEQKNLAPLAELLLFEADRAQHLHEVIQPALARGEIVICDRFIHSTLAYQGFGRGISTEIINQLNQIATTKLSPDYTFILDLAVEEGLRRAKKRGEGLDRFESERQAFHEKVRQGFLAIAKNSSTASSTKFSILDANQSPLQICNQAFAVIETAL, from the coding sequence ATTTTTATCACACTTGAAGGGATTGAAGGTTCAGGAAAATCGACCCTAGCGCAAGCGCTCGCTGATAAGATTAATGCTCGTGGCAAAACAACTTTACTGACACATGAACCTGGGGCAACAAAGCTTGGCCAGGCACTGCGACGTATGTTACTCGATCACGACACTAGCACAGAGCAAAAAAACCTCGCACCGCTTGCGGAATTACTGCTCTTTGAAGCTGACCGCGCACAGCATCTTCATGAAGTAATTCAACCGGCACTAGCGCGCGGCGAAATTGTAATTTGCGACCGCTTTATTCACTCAACCCTTGCCTATCAAGGATTTGGTCGGGGCATTTCAACTGAAATCATTAATCAGTTAAATCAAATCGCCACGACAAAGCTTAGCCCAGATTATACTTTTATTTTGGATTTAGCTGTGGAAGAAGGCTTACGCCGGGCAAAGAAACGCGGCGAAGGTCTTGATCGTTTTGAGTCGGAACGTCAAGCTTTTCATGAAAAAGTGCGCCAGGGATTTTTAGCAATTGCCAAGAATTCTTCGACAGCAAGCTCAACCAAATTCTCAATCCTTGATGCCAATCAATCTCCCTTACAAATCTGCAATCAAGCATTTGCAGTTATTGAAACTGCGCTGTAG